The nucleotide sequence AGATAGACCTTAAAACACGGAGACTCCATGGGACTACCTACTGCCATTAAAATCATAATCATCTTCCAGGTACTGTCAATGAACGtgttaaataatgaaattgtgattaaaaaacaatatccACAGTTAAAGACGATCTTTGAAATTAGTAGAACTGCACAAACGCAAttcttattcataatttttgttcacaaagtTTCCTGGGGCTCTCCCGAATGGAATGCATTTTCTTGCATCTTGTGGATTTATAAACTCTGACGTTCGCGCTCGCGCTAACGCTCACTATGATGTTACGTTCGACTTCACATTGCCTAGGCGTTGGAACGTAAGCGGGAGCGTGTGGGTTTATAAATCACACTTCGTAATCTGTTGAATTTATGTTGAACGCGAACGATGGCGCCAACGCCAACGTGTGAGCGAAGAAGTTTATAAATTGACTTTTACTATAAATATCGATGgatatttgatttaataaaaaatcggTAACTGACAACATTTTCAATCTGTGTTTCCAGTCACACAATATGTTACAAATTCTAGTTCGTAgtgtaaattataaattatttgaatctatatattttttgtaaattgctGCGAAAAGCTTAAAGTGCACTTATACCATTGTATACTTAAAAAAACGTGAGGTTTGAGGcgtttcttttataaaatagtattttgaaGTAGCCCTAATTAAAATACTTTGAACCTATGAACTAGCATGAAAAGTTTCACCCCCTATTGTAGCCATTCGATTTGTATTAGTGCTAGTTTTTGGGGCGAAATAACAAGTATTTCAAGCAAGTCATCGAAAATTAGGCAGTGCGGAAATATTTACCGCACAATATACGAGGAATGAGTAAAAAATACGgtgaaatatattgtttaaaacaaaataaaactaatataaaattggaattatttttatttgaactttaAATTCGCGACTTGAAGCTTTTCTCTGGTCTGACGACATATTGTTTATTTTCGGAAAGAATCAAACCCGCATCATGCTCttacaattattgaaaacaatgaCTATGACCTGGATGTTCGACTATGATGGGTCTTTTGAGGGTGAATCACTGGTTTTCCATTGAAACTTTTATAACAGCGGATCCAAATTTCATCTACAGTTACAATTTTGAATAGTACTTTCCACGGATACATACGAtcttgtataaataataatcaatcaatTCGAACGaactattttcacattttcatctgttttttgATTAAGAAGCTCTCAACGAAACTTTTAAGACTTTCGGATTTTTGTCTCTATAACAAGTAGCACAGGAAGAAGGAAGAACAGGAAAAGGAATAAAGTGGAAGAGTAAAGTAGCAAAGGATCGGAAAAAGTGGAAGAAATGGATGAAAGGAGAGTGAAAACTGTAATCCCAATACCTTAACGCTCGAAAGGGTATAAAGGGTTCTAGTAAAAAGGATAATTTTTGTCGAAGGGTCAGCAATAACAAGAAGAAAATACGATTTTCGATTTGTTCATCAGCTTGAAATCTCGGAAtaaatttggttaggttagatttgaAGTTTAAGCTAATCGCACGTTTGAACGGAGAAGTTTGTCCAGTacattttcatctattttttgagTTAGAAGAACATCTGACTCAACTCCTCTTCTAATTCGCTCACACCACTTGTGAGCTTCTCGCcactttttgtaataataaattttaatacttgttcaaaattaatgtttcatGACAGGATTGAACTCGGAATAGGTTCAAAAGTGAGGttattatacatatttgttGAAATAGATTAAGCGTAATGgctgttataaatatttattcacgtATTTTCTTATCACAATTGTTTGAGATATAAGAACTTGCAACAATATTTCTTATACGTTTGTCCCATTACCATGTAGCTtatgttgatttattttttataatatattattgtaatgtataataaaatgtttcttattcAACCTCATTGTCATATGTATAAAAGcgtattcaaatttatttattttatttaaatttgaatatcaattatttaaacagTTAGTTCCAAAAAATATCCTAATTGCGTGATCGACGCGTGCATTAGTTCTGTGATCCCTGGGtacaaaaaagaagattttcCTGTGTTCGAAAAAGAAgattttcaattgatgtcaaatataaatatattcacacATATGTCAACTTTAAATGAcatgtttatattattatctgtcaatttatacagaatttttatctatttattttaatgaaatcgAGAAGATATTaccaatatattgaaaaagacGAACACATTTTGAGTAAGAAATGGAGGGGTAAGTattcaaataatacaaatattatgaccagatatttaaaaaaaaacttcaatcgatttcagtaaattagaattattgttttcaaatttttttcataaaaaatttatgctTAATATCAAAATGATAACTCTTTTATCGAAATTAAacttatacgaggtctggctggttacgaaaaagggttttattataaaaattattctacattcgaatgctccccttaaATATACTCCtttcccctcgccacacacctttccatacgatttttccattgatcgaagcagcgctggaagtcttctttggtgaaagcctttaggagctctgccgtttttagCTTttccgcttccatcgactcaaatcggatccctttcaaagcagatctttttttaacctttcaagaaaatctgagcagacccgttgacgcaagagcttttggtcagaagttaaattttttggcaccaacttcttACAGACTTTTCTCAtgtgtaaattttttcaaatcgtttctttatcggcgtttacagcctcggcaatcatccggatgctcattcgacgatctgcacgcacaatttggttgattttggtcactgtttccggagttaaaAGAATCACAGGGAGATCTTggtgctggtcatcttcagtgctctctcggccctcactaaagcgcttacaccactcaaaaataaGCGCCCGAGATAGaaaattgtccccataggcctcttgcaacaatttatagcactcagtcggagtttttttttcaatttaacgagaagtTTGAGATTGATACTGTTCTTCGGCACAAGAAAAACCGCTACtgtacaaatactataatagtgacggaaacgtgttttggaacgtgcatagacaagatatctagatacccaacgcactaatCGTTTTTTATCCCGCCCGTTTAGGGCGCCCTCCAGGCgtgcagtctcgttatttaatagccagacctcgtagacATTTATTTAATACTGGGTGCTGACCAAGCAGACCGATTCCAGCCATGTAAAcacaaatttgttttgtttcattcatttcataatATAGTCGAAGCATctaagtaaaataaaacaaaaatggtgTGCGTTTTGTAGAATTCCAGTTACTATAGGTTCGATCatacatttttacattttttaacgAGTTTAGTGAAGAGCCACGTATGAAGAGGGGTCGGAGCTGTTCTGAGGCGGTTCTCGCTTCTTGGAAATTCACAATAAATCGCTTCACGGGAGAGCAACGCGCCTTTTGTCTTAAACAGTCTCACTTAGAGTGGAATCCAGTTCATGCTTttcaataaaagtattttatcacaTAACAATGACTAATTTTTtgcatgtttacaaattcactgaataCGTTCACTATTGGTGGCtacaaaacaaatactaaacaacgtggcgtcttcaaacttgaaacatatgctgtatagattgtgtactttctaatacagtggtatttttcaagcaactagcGCCATCTATAGGACAGGCCAAGTACTTCTAGGACTATCCTGGTGTGGATAGTTCATGTTCACGTCTGCTTGGTCTACACTCAACAATATGTCGATttggattttaaaaattatttattcaaaaataactgtaAAACCTATACCTAaacaatttagtttttttttaagatttgtCACTTGTAGTTGTTAAAGCTGTTTAGTAAATGGTGAGGAACaagtttcaatatttcaaaattccttTTTCAGTGTTgcatatcatttttttcatcgCTATCCTCGCATCATCAATAATAGCCGCAGACTCTTTTTGTGACATATTCGATATATTCAATTACCGATGTGTACTATTCGCTCAAGTATCCACGAACTTCATgaatattgtatacaaaaatcAAAGTACCGATGTCAATAGTGGAGGAAATGAAAATCATACAGAACCTGAATTAAATGTCCTCCGATCAGTTCTAAACGTGGATGAAAAGCAAAACGGATTTGAAATGTACagcaaaaacgttttttatattaacaaaGCAGTCAAAGTTCCAGgggtatatataatataatatcttttaattttaaatatctaaCTAATCATTGTTCATTCATCAAAAActtcttttgaatatatttccaGAAACTGTATAatcttttatatctttataGAGTAAAACTAGATTTTTCGGAGCCATATCAAACAGATAACCTTGAGAGATTTCATTCCTTTATACACAgaaggtttgttcttggtagctgcactggcagaactagttcaggaagtgtacactaaagcgttctttgtaACAGAACCAGCGCTAGTAtcgctgttcttagtagcagtgcaagagaactagttcaTCAAGTTCACTGCACTACTTGCACTGGGTCTAGAGTCAGTTCAGCCAGTGCAGTGCAAGACAGTGTTTTCTGGAAACGGTAGAACTACATCTTCGTCATCggacgaatgtaaaatatcaaaaaatactaGATCGTTTTccaacaatcaacaaatgctcCATTTCCTTCCGCACTACATCGTTCTTTGTATCCGATCGcactaattctatacactcatgaaGTGGCTTGTACTGATCCAGTTTAGTACAGTTCCAGTGCAGTTAACAACAAACCTAATAATTTCACAGATAAGGGTGTGATGACATTTGagaaacaataacaataacatTATCAATCCTTGGCTACTTTACTTGCTAAGCTGTCTAAACATATACGGATTTCTTGTCTGTCTTTAGTGCTTGTTTGTTGAGTTAGTTGTTGAGTGATCTCTTTTCTAGTAAATGTAATGGGTAAATCTTATTTTATCATTATGTCACTTTCTTAGATTAAATcaccttcgttatcaacattTTGCCCCATCTAGTGTGCTAATTTTCAATACCGGACCGATACAAATCAATTagtttttgagtaaaataagaTTGTTTATCTTCAATCTCCGATGGGCTTTACGAGTATCTCTTTATCAAATGTAGCCGCAAATTATTGGAACTGAGTTGTGACGGTTTCTTTGAGCTCCACGTCAGTTTCGGAACACCCCTCTCCTAGCCCCTGCTTCAGTTCACGGAAAAGATGAAAATCACTCGATGCTTTGTCGGGACTGTATGTTGATTGAGCGAAAATGTCCCATTGAAGTTGTTGTCTaattacgaggatatattggaaaattcttagcctactatagaaccaaacaaaatttcaatgtcaaaatattttattactcaacatattctcctcttaattggatacatttattacagagaacctgcaacgtctctagacctttaaaaaaaatgattcttcttgctctgcaaaccagacctccacagcttttattacttctcctcgttggaataaaatttacgaccttttaaactttttttcagttgaagaaagagatgatagtcggtcGGAGCCAAATCTgttgaataaggggggtgttctagtaattcaaaccctaaatcacgaattttttacatggcaacatgagatttgtgtgcaggggcgctGTCCTGCAAAAAcgaaacacctttggatagcttacCACgtcttttcttttcaattttttcccgtagagtggtcagtaatgtcgaatagtaatctccagttattgttctacccttattcaaaaaatgacactcccaaaaaactgaagcaagaacttttccagcagatttttggacacgaaacttccaTAGgccttggagaaccagagtgtcgtcattccatcgattgttgctttgtttctggatcgtagaaatgtaccaaAGTAACGATTcagtttaagaagtctacatcgtcgacggtctgataaaatcctGTCataaactgcatcgatattttcgaggattGACACAGGagctggccttcccgatcggtcatcatcttcaatggaaaatttatctctcttgaagcttgcagttcaatttttcacggtcgcatacgaaggtcattgatcaccaagggtattgagcatatcttcgtaaatctgcttacctcttaaccctttaaaaaaaagatacttgatgatggctcgatactccaatttcgattttgataatttggacatcttttttcttttaatttattgtgtaactctggttcacttttttgacgtcaaactttacacttacacttctaataagttattattcgttgctatggtaacgcaatattttgtttatgcatagaACTGGTCtaagctaactagatatcaatacatcctcgtatttgatttcatattatttctgaACGATTAACGGTCATATTTTGCAGGCTAAAGATATGTACGTAATGAACGAAGAATTATGGATAGATAACGAAAATATGACAGGTAGAGCTCACGTAGATATGACGAGTACAATTTTTGAATCTGTACTTTTATGCGATTTCATCGCTTTTGTACCTTTcttttctataatcatatcaGTATTCTTTATAATGGTTGTCGTAATGTTTTCCAGAACAGGAAGAAGATCATTGGAATCGtgagtaacaaaaaaatttatataaaatctgAATCATTTGAGTTCACTATTTAGAATCTAATtggtgttttttaaaaattttttaatatctcgcATCAACCATGTTGGTTATTAGCGATGGATCGGTTAAGTTAGGTTTAGCTCGTTGGAAGTGTCGTTACAAGCAATTTCTTTTCAACTTATATTCCATTTATGCGGTTTTCTAGGTTCAATACCTTTTTTTATCCAATTACATCTGTAGAATCACTTGATACGATTTTTCAGTGCAAACATGTGTAGGTTCGACCCTGTCAGAGTCAGAAATAGAAAGTGGATGCCTCTTGATAACCGATAAGAGTCGTACTCGTTTATGGATGGAATTTCGTCTTATTACTAGTAGATACTATTTTGAATCAGTTGTGGATGGTACTTTCGAGGATGGTCGCTGGctcaataaagaaaacacaaaacttttgaaaatctTCTTCTTATAGTGCCGAGTCCGTTATCGGACGTTGTCGATCATGTTGGCTATCCATAATTTTGTTCACTGCAGCACGGAAGAGTGAACTAGTTGACTGACCGCACCACTGACGGAAATTTTCTAACCAtgatgttcttcttcttcttcgagAACTCCGTTTTCCCTCTATTTTTCCCTGGATGATAAGATGTAATATACTCTACGTGTCAGGGTTGCGCATTACATGTGcgaagtaaaataattttctagtcTTTACAGATCTTGCAATCTCTCTCTACTTTTTCATTTGCACCATAACATCGTCATTACGCACTCTATCCTGCCAGCTGAATCGGAGCATACGCCTAT is from Diorhabda carinulata isolate Delta chromosome 1, icDioCari1.1, whole genome shotgun sequence and encodes:
- the LOC130896731 gene encoding uncharacterized protein LOC130896731, giving the protein MKSRRYYQYIEKDEHILSKKWRVLHIIFFIAILASSIIAADSFCDIFDIFNYRCVLFAQVSTNFMNIVYKNQSTDVNSGGNENHTEPELNVLRSVLNVDEKQNGFEMYSKNVFYINKAVKVPGAKDMYVMNEELWIDNENMTGRAHVDMTSTIFESVLLCDFIAFVPFFSIIISVFFIMVVVMFSRTGRRSLESVPPAHLYVLPLIVVAGIMTVLSVISTNLLFNGLEVFCRFFEHLTGKTECSPYMDYFTKEQRRGYRHLYFHILACKKSFLAAAIFWICQLIVGLLRVLTADDYTFTTVLIESKSKLHEEDAEEIFLMHWDSVAAPQLAAVVEKLKKEYVENQ